A portion of the Macaca thibetana thibetana isolate TM-01 chromosome 9, ASM2454274v1, whole genome shotgun sequence genome contains these proteins:
- the IFIT3 gene encoding interferon-induced protein with tetratricopeptide repeats 3 isoform X2 gives MYNLLAYIKHLDGKNEAALECLRQAEELIQQEHADQAEIRSLVTWGNYAWVYYHLGRLSDAQIYVDKVKQTCKKFSNPYSIEYPELDCEEGWTQLKCGRNERAKVCFEKALEEKPNNPEFSSGLAIAMYHLDNNPEKQFSTDVLKQAIELSPDNQYVKVLLGLKLQKMNKEAEGEQLVEEALEKAPCQTDVLRSAAKFYRRKGNLDKAIELFQRALESTPNNGYLYHQIGCCYKAKVRQMQNTGESEASGNKEKIEALKQYAMDYSNKALEKGLNPLDAYSDLAEFLEAECYQTPFSKEDPDAEKRQSHQHYCNLQKYNGKSEDTALQRGLEGLSISKKSTEKEEIKDQPQNVSENLLPQNAPNYWYHQGLIHKQNGDLLQAVKCYEKELGRLLRNAPSGIGSFFLSASELEDGSEEMGQDTVSSNPRELVSNSE, from the coding sequence ATGTACAACTTGTTGGCCTACATAAAACACCTAGATGGTAAAAACGAGGCAGCCCTGGAATGCTTACGGCAAGCTGAAGAGTTAATCCAGCAAGAGCATGCTGACCAAGCAGAAATCAGAAGTCTAGTCACTTGGGGAAACTACGCCTGGGTCTACTATCACTTGGGCAGACTCTCAGATGCTCAGATTTATGTAGACAAGGTAAAACAAACCTGCAAGAAATTTTCAAATCCATACAGTATTGAGTATCCTGAACTTGACTGTGAGGAAGGGTGGACACAACTGAAGTGTGGAAGAAATGAAAGGGCGAAGGTGTGTTTTGAGAAGGCTCTGGAAGAAAAACCTAACAACCCAGAATTCTCCTCTGGACTGGCAATTGCGATGTACCATCTGGATAATAACCCAGAGAAACAGTTCTCTACTGATGTTTTGAAACAGGCCATTGAGCTGAGTCCTGATAACCAGTATGTCAAGGTTCTCTTGGGCCTCAAACTGCAGAAGATGAATAAAGAAGCCGAAGGAGAGCAGTTGGTTGAAGAAGCCTTGGAAAAGGCTCCTTGCCAAACAGATGTCCTCCGCAGTGCAGCcaaattttacagaagaaaaggtAACCTAGACAAAGCTATTGAACTGTTTCAACGGGCATTGGAATCCACACCAAACAATGGCTACCTCTATCACCAGATTGGGTGCTGCTACAAGGCAAAAGTAAGGCAAATGCAGAATACAGGAGAATCTGAAGCTAGTGGAAATAAAGAGAAGATTGAAGCACTAAAGCAATATGCTATGGACTATTCGAATAAAGCTCTTGAGAAGGGACTGAATCCTCTGGATGCGTACTCCGATCTTGCTGAGTTCCTGGAGGCAGAATGTTATCAGACACCATTCAGTAAGGAAGACCCTGATGCTGAGAAGCGACAATCCCATCAGCACTATTGCAACCTTCAGAAATATAACGGGAAGTCTGAAGACACTGCTCTCCAACGTGGTTTAGAGGGTTTGTCCATAAGCAAAAAATCAACTGAGAAGGAAGAGATCAAAGACCAACCACAGAATGTATCTGAAAATCTGCTTCCACAAAATGCACCGAATTATTGGTATCATCAAGGATTAATTCATAAGCAGAATGGAGATCTGCTGCAAGCAGTCAAATGTTATGAGAAGGAACTGGGCCGCCTGCTAAGGAATGCCCCTTCAGGCATAGGCAGTTTTTTCCTGTCAGCATCTGAGCTTGAGGATGGCAGTGAGGAAATGGGCCAGGACACAGTCAGCTCCAATCCTAGAGAGCTCGTCTCTAACTCAGAGTAA
- the IFIT3 gene encoding interferon-induced protein with tetratricopeptide repeats 3 isoform X1 — MSEVTKNSLEQILPQLKCHFTWNLFKEESVSRDLEDRVCNQIEFLNTEFKATMYNLLAYIKHLDGKNEAALECLRQAEELIQQEHADQAEIRSLVTWGNYAWVYYHLGRLSDAQIYVDKVKQTCKKFSNPYSIEYPELDCEEGWTQLKCGRNERAKVCFEKALEEKPNNPEFSSGLAIAMYHLDNNPEKQFSTDVLKQAIELSPDNQYVKVLLGLKLQKMNKEAEGEQLVEEALEKAPCQTDVLRSAAKFYRRKGNLDKAIELFQRALESTPNNGYLYHQIGCCYKAKVRQMQNTGESEASGNKEKIEALKQYAMDYSNKALEKGLNPLDAYSDLAEFLEAECYQTPFSKEDPDAEKRQSHQHYCNLQKYNGKSEDTALQRGLEGLSISKKSTEKEEIKDQPQNVSENLLPQNAPNYWYHQGLIHKQNGDLLQAVKCYEKELGRLLRNAPSGIGSFFLSASELEDGSEEMGQDTVSSNPRELVSNSE, encoded by the exons ATGAg TGAGGTCACCAAGAATTCCCTGGAGCAAATCCTTCCACAACTGAAATGCCATTTCACCTGGAACTTATTCAAGGAAGAAAGTGTCTCAAGGGATCTGGAAGACAGAGTGTGTAACcagattgaatttttaaatactgaGTTCAAAGCTACAATGTACAACTTGTTGGCCTACATAAAACACCTAGATGGTAAAAACGAGGCAGCCCTGGAATGCTTACGGCAAGCTGAAGAGTTAATCCAGCAAGAGCATGCTGACCAAGCAGAAATCAGAAGTCTAGTCACTTGGGGAAACTACGCCTGGGTCTACTATCACTTGGGCAGACTCTCAGATGCTCAGATTTATGTAGACAAGGTAAAACAAACCTGCAAGAAATTTTCAAATCCATACAGTATTGAGTATCCTGAACTTGACTGTGAGGAAGGGTGGACACAACTGAAGTGTGGAAGAAATGAAAGGGCGAAGGTGTGTTTTGAGAAGGCTCTGGAAGAAAAACCTAACAACCCAGAATTCTCCTCTGGACTGGCAATTGCGATGTACCATCTGGATAATAACCCAGAGAAACAGTTCTCTACTGATGTTTTGAAACAGGCCATTGAGCTGAGTCCTGATAACCAGTATGTCAAGGTTCTCTTGGGCCTCAAACTGCAGAAGATGAATAAAGAAGCCGAAGGAGAGCAGTTGGTTGAAGAAGCCTTGGAAAAGGCTCCTTGCCAAACAGATGTCCTCCGCAGTGCAGCcaaattttacagaagaaaaggtAACCTAGACAAAGCTATTGAACTGTTTCAACGGGCATTGGAATCCACACCAAACAATGGCTACCTCTATCACCAGATTGGGTGCTGCTACAAGGCAAAAGTAAGGCAAATGCAGAATACAGGAGAATCTGAAGCTAGTGGAAATAAAGAGAAGATTGAAGCACTAAAGCAATATGCTATGGACTATTCGAATAAAGCTCTTGAGAAGGGACTGAATCCTCTGGATGCGTACTCCGATCTTGCTGAGTTCCTGGAGGCAGAATGTTATCAGACACCATTCAGTAAGGAAGACCCTGATGCTGAGAAGCGACAATCCCATCAGCACTATTGCAACCTTCAGAAATATAACGGGAAGTCTGAAGACACTGCTCTCCAACGTGGTTTAGAGGGTTTGTCCATAAGCAAAAAATCAACTGAGAAGGAAGAGATCAAAGACCAACCACAGAATGTATCTGAAAATCTGCTTCCACAAAATGCACCGAATTATTGGTATCATCAAGGATTAATTCATAAGCAGAATGGAGATCTGCTGCAAGCAGTCAAATGTTATGAGAAGGAACTGGGCCGCCTGCTAAGGAATGCCCCTTCAGGCATAGGCAGTTTTTTCCTGTCAGCATCTGAGCTTGAGGATGGCAGTGAGGAAATGGGCCAGGACACAGTCAGCTCCAATCCTAGAGAGCTCGTCTCTAACTCAGAGTAA